The Leptospira paudalimensis region TTCTCTTTCACGTATGTCCTGGAACTCTTCTGGATTAGGAATGAAACTTCCAATCGATATCGTCTGTGATGGATTTGTCCCCCACGTGACCTGCGGTTCAATCTTAGATAGATCTAATTCGATCTCTTTGTCAAAAATTGCACCATCATCAGAGAAATATGTTTTCCAATACTCGACTGCTTTCTGAAAACTTTCACCTTTAGGAATTAATTTTTTATCGCTTAGATATTCAAATGTTATCTCGTCTGGTGCGATAAGACTTGCTCTTGCGCCGGCTTCGATACTCATATTACATAAGGTCATTCGAGCTTCCATTGATAATGATTCAATCCATTCACCTGAATATTCTATCGTATATCCTCTTCCTCCGGAAGTTCCGATTTTTCCTATGAGGGCAAGGACAATATCTTTTGCCGTAATCCCAAATCCAGGTTTCCCAACAAATCGAACTAACATTGATTTGGTTTTTGCTTGTTTTAAGGTTTGAGTCGCAAGAACATGTTCCACTTCACTCGTTCCAATTCCAAATGCTAAGGCTCCAAAGGCGCCATGGGTTGCTGTATGAGAATCTCCGCATACAATGACTGAACCTGGGATTGTAAATCCTATCTCAGGACCAACAACATGTACAATCCCTTGACCTGGATCTTCTGGTCCGTACAATTGAATTCCAAACTCTTTGCAGTTTTTCTCCATTGTATCAATTTGTAAACGTGAGACAGGTCCCGCGGCATCTCTGTTTTTCCGGTCTCTAGTGGAAACATTGTGATCCACAACTCCAAAGGTGAGATCTTTCCTTCTTACATCCCGATTTTTATCTCTTAAACCATCAAATGCTTGGGCTGAAGTCACCTCGTGAAGGATATGCCTGTCCACATATAAAATCGTTTCCGAATCTGAACTTTCTATGATCCGATGGTTTTCCCAAATTTTGTCGTATAGAGTCTGTCCCATATTTCCCTCTTGCTAAATACAGTAACAAAAATTTGAATATAATGCAAATAAATTGGTTTTATGAAATATATAACTAAAAGTTATATGTATTTATGGAATTCCGTCAGATCATCTACTTTCTTGAAATCTCAGAATCAGGCACATTTCAAAAAGCAGCAAGCCGATTGGGATTAACACAACCAGCACTCTCCAAACAAATATTTCTTTTAGAAAAAGAATTAGGGATCACCGTTTTGGAAAGAGGAGGAAGGTCAGTTAGGCTTACTCATGAAGGTGAAAGATTCTATCAATATTCAGTTCGGATGAAGGAGTTATGGGAAGAAATTCAAAATGCTTTTTCGAAAGAGAATGAATTAAAAGGAAATTTTTCAATCTCTGCAGGTGGGACAGTATCCGCTTGGATCTTACCTCAAATCTTAAAAGAAATTCTAAAAAAAAGACCAGGGCTCTCTCTTTCCGTTCGCGAAGGAGACGCATCTGAAACCAAGGACGCAGTATTAAAAGGGGAAGTTGATCTTGGTATCTTAACAGGCCCCATTTCGGAACCAAGTTTGAATGTATTGGAATTTTTATCTGACAAAATTTATCCAGTTGCAGCAAAAGACCATCCGATCTTCCAAAAGACAAAAATCAAAATTGATGATTTAAAAAAACAACCTTTTGTATG contains the following coding sequences:
- the leuC gene encoding 3-isopropylmalate dehydratase large subunit; translated protein: MGQTLYDKIWENHRIIESSDSETILYVDRHILHEVTSAQAFDGLRDKNRDVRRKDLTFGVVDHNVSTRDRKNRDAAGPVSRLQIDTMEKNCKEFGIQLYGPEDPGQGIVHVVGPEIGFTIPGSVIVCGDSHTATHGAFGALAFGIGTSEVEHVLATQTLKQAKTKSMLVRFVGKPGFGITAKDIVLALIGKIGTSGGRGYTIEYSGEWIESLSMEARMTLCNMSIEAGARASLIAPDEITFEYLSDKKLIPKGESFQKAVEYWKTYFSDDGAIFDKEIELDLSKIEPQVTWGTNPSQTISIGSFIPNPEEFQDIRERETAKNALAYMDLQPGTPMSEINIDKVFIGSCTNGRIEDLRSAAEVAKGKKVHPNVIALVVPGSGRVKRQAEQEGLDKIFLEAGFEWREPGCSLCLAMNDDVLQPGERCASTSNRNFEGRQGRGGRTHLVSPSMAAAAAVTGKLTDVRRFA
- a CDS encoding LysR family transcriptional regulator, with protein sequence MEFRQIIYFLEISESGTFQKAASRLGLTQPALSKQIFLLEKELGITVLERGGRSVRLTHEGERFYQYSVRMKELWEEIQNAFSKENELKGNFSISAGGTVSAWILPQILKEILKKRPGLSLSVREGDASETKDAVLKGEVDLGILTGPISEPSLNVLEFLSDKIYPVAAKDHPIFQKTKIKIDDLKKQPFVCFHPGSALRKAVEKKIKSFTKDFGPNIAMELRSVESVIKSLEAGLGIGFLSEYSINSKLKKIKFETWNTERKFYLCYRKKSGPTLAFLAEEILKSAEKWKLEME